A portion of the Kazachstania africana CBS 2517 chromosome 2, complete genome genome contains these proteins:
- the MEX67 gene encoding Mex67p (similar to Saccharomyces cerevisiae MEX67 (YPL169C); ancestral locus Anc_8.699) has protein sequence MNRYQNYYNVPSGPQQQFQNQNRVKIGVRNWQNATMQDLLNFLSRNTRVNLMDATIDGPLITGYVQSQSQADQLIKWNGVSFAGNKLKFEIIQGGQTGTSSTIEFLKLFLAKRYDPQARMLNLGGLYDDPELVQKGMFTNMSTQSRMFPAMMKVASKEPGLVVESLNLADNRLKDVSAISALAQTFPHLKNLCLANNQITRINSLDVWKNKFKDLRELLMTNNPITNNPSYKNEMLKIFPKLVVLDNAVVRDGAKLDSIFTLPVKLQIFFFENNELGQRSTDFVTNFLNLWDTDRSQLLSLYSPQSQFSISVDSSVPPSTVAKSDQNSSFGYYIPHSRNISKVSSEKSIQQRLSVGQEQIGNSFKELPRSKHHLQDQPNEYSMQSFIYPQVNGFTITLHGFFDETAKPDILPNKGYNSRNRRSTYTTSANTRLCQKSFERTWVIVPINNTFVVASDMLMIRPYTSHAWTAPSETPQPPSQLQPQIQPPVQAQPQMSPVPVMGAPQLAPTLQLPPDVQSRLNPVQLELLNKLHLNTKLNAEYTFMLAEQSGWNYDVALKGFQDSINNIPRDAFIQ, from the coding sequence ATGAATCgttatcaaaattattataacGTGCCAAGTGGACCACAACAACAATTCCAGAACCAGAACAGGGTAAAAATTGGTGTGAGAAACTGGCAAAATGCCACTATGCAGGACTTgctgaattttttgagCAGAAATACTAGAGTAAACTTAATGGATGCTACAATAGATGGCCCTTTGATTACCGGTTACGTACAATCTCAATCTCAAGCGGACCAATTAATCAAATGGAATGGTGTCAGTTTTGCAGGaaataaattgaagttCGAAATCATACAAGGCGGACAAACTGGAACATCCAGtaccattgaatttttgaaacttttccTAGCAAAACGTTACGATCCACAAGCTAGGATGCTAAATTTGGGAGGTCTTTATGATGATCCTGAATTAGTTCAAAAGGGTATGTTCACAAATATGTCAACACAATCAAGAATGTTCCCTGCTATGATGAAAGTCGCCTCCAAAGAACCAGGTTTAGTAGTTGAAAGTTTGAATTTGGCAGATAACAGATTGAAGGATGTATCAGCCATTTCTGCCCTCGCACAAACATTTCCtcatttgaagaatctcTGTCTGGCAAATAATCAAATAACTAGAATTAATTCTTTAGACGTGtggaaaaataaatttaagGATCTAAGAGAATTATTAATGACAAATAATCCTATTACAAATAATCCTTcttataaaaatgaaatgttgaaaatttttccaaaattagtGGTCCTAGATAATGCGGTTGTAAGGGACGGTGCAAAATTAGATTCTATTTTCACATTACCTGTaaaacttcaaatatttttctttgaaaataacGAACTAGGCCAAAGATCTACTGACTTTGTGactaatttcttgaatttatGGGACACTGACAGAAGCCAACTCTTATCTTTATACTCTCCACAGTctcaattttcaatatcggTAGATTCTTCTGTACCGCCATCAACTGTAGCAAAATCAGATCAAAACTCATCTTTCGGATATTACATTCCACATTCCCGTAACATTTCAAAGGTATCCAGTGAAAAATCTATACAGCAACGTCTCTCTGTGGGCCAAGAGCAGATAGGTAAtagtttcaaagaattaCCAAGAAGCAAGCATCATTTACAAGATCAACCAAATGAGTATTCGATGCAATCTTTCATTTACCCCCAAGTGAACGGTTTTACTATCACATTGCATGGATTTTTTGACGAAACAGCCAAACCTGATATTCTACCAAATAAGGGTtacaattcaagaaatagaagaagTACTTATACTACATCGGCAAATACAAGACTATGCCAAAAGTCCTTTGAAAGAACGTGGGTAATTGTGCCCATTAATAACACTTTTGTAGTTGCATCGGACATGCTGATGATAAGACCTTATACGTCACATGCCTGGACAGCACCTTCTGAAACGCCACAACCACCTTCACAACTACAGCCTCAAATACAACCTCCGGTACAAGCTCAACCGCAAATGTCGCCAGTACCTGTAATGGGGGCACCTCAACTAGCCCCAACATTGCAGCTACCACCAGACGTTCAATCAAGACTAAATCCTGTACAACTAGAactattgaataaattacaTTTAAACACAAAATTGAACGCTGAATACACCTTTATGCTCGCGGAACAGAGCGGCTGGAATTATGATGTTGCTTTGAAAGGCTTTCAGGACAGTATCAACAACATTCCAAGAGACGCctttattcaatga
- the OSW1 gene encoding Osw1p (similar to Saccharomyces cerevisiae OSW1 (YOR255W); ancestral locus Anc_8.700) — protein sequence MRVPPPPRRSRANIIPIYGIKIRSLLCCHRLKRRWHLHKLRKKLRLNSNNKFGPISGPRAEDMMDLQTGYLSRSIRKKPLLIASFPRGCDNSPEIKVLQRSNFAKQFITKRKYYLKQYENKLFKTTADKVGQTNTFQCAQTVRTIKTVTSKNADVRTIFHNQNVLKRVNIEPSLQIDDYKFIIFDSKNSFRLTKNKSNIQNLKDSISLTNVKVDEIKPLASLQDTQQKTVPIREHTSQPTYRKSKKTTEHAANNVNSNGVNLYLFSSKSIISYSKSV from the coding sequence ATGAGGGTGCCGCCACCTCCTAGGAGGTCTCGTGCCAACATAATACCAATCTATGGGATAAAAATTAGGAGCCTCCTATGTTGCCACAGATTAAAGAGGAGATGGCACCTACATAAACTAAGAAAGAAGCTCAGGCTaaattctaataataaatttggaCCAATATCTGGTCCGAGGGCGGAGGATATGATGGATTTGCAAACGGGTTATCTTAGCAGAtcaataagaaaaaaaccaCTACTGATTGCAAGTTTTCCTCGAGGCTGTGATAATTCTCCTGAAATCAAAGTCTTACAGAGGAGCAACTTTGCCAAACAGTTCAtaacaaaaagaaaatattacttGAAGCAGTATGAAAACAAACTTTTCAAGACTACCGCTGATAAAGTTGGGCAAACCAATACTTTTCAATGTGCTCAAACCGTGCGTACCATTAAAACAGTGACATCAAAAAATGCAGACGTGAGAACGATCTTTCATAATCAGAATGTACTTAAAAGGGTCAATATAGAACCAAGTCTACAAATCGATGACtacaaatttattattttcgaCTCCAAAAACTCCTTCAGGCTaactaaaaataaatcaaatattcaaaatttgaaagacTCCATATCATTAACAAACGTTAAAGTCGATGAAATAAAACCTCTCGCATCTCTTCAAGACACGCAACAAAAGACAGTTCCAATTCGAGAACATACAAGCCAACCTACTTATAGAAAGTCAAAAAAGACTACTGAACATGCTGCCAATAATGTTAATTCGAATGGGGTCAATTTGTACTTATTTTCCAGCAAGTCAATCATATCTTATTCAAAAAGTGTTTAG
- the DAP1 gene encoding Dap1p (similar to Saccharomyces cerevisiae DAP1 (YPL170W); ancestral locus Anc_8.701), protein MSFIRNMLFGGVRTSEDPTGINGAAFASNNVGEPIVEGRFYPRTLYTYNGHDDEKIFIAIKGNVYDCTTGRQFYGPSGPYANFAGRDASRGLAMNSFDIEVIRNWDQPIDDLSNLTAADWDALNEWEQHFQGKYPCIGTLEPEPGIND, encoded by the coding sequence ATGTCATTTATTAGGAATATGTTATTTGGTGGTGTTAGGACCAGTGAGGATCCCACTGGCATAAACGGTGCAGCTTTTGCATCGAATAATGTTGGCGAACCAATTGTTGAAGGTCGTTTCTACCCAAGAACTCTATATACATACAATGGACATGACGACGAAAAGATATTCATAGCCATCAAGGGTAATGTTTATGATTGTACAACGGGAAGGCAATTTTACGGGCCAAGTGGGCCCTACGCAAACTTTGCTGGTCGCGATGCTTCAAGAGGTTTAGCCATGAATTCATTCGACATAGAGGTCATAAGAAACTGGGACCAGCCAATTGAtgatctttcaaatcttaCTGCCGCAGATTGGGACGCCCTAAATGAGTGGGAACAGCACTTCCAAGGAAAATACCCCTGTATTGGCACTCTTGAGCCTGAGCCAGGTATTAACGATTAA
- the TRE1 gene encoding Tre1p (similar to Saccharomyces cerevisiae TRE2 (YOR256C) and TRE1 (YPL176C); ancestral locus Anc_8.702), translating into MRLPRLTSRGYNQVSTTEGEPSTNNLPSAAIDDGLELPLEPPSYDALEQQPLMEEMGIEEPIVEGMPIYKKMHLFFSNFRGDFILPVRRRVVDPLVHLINISNEKIDFYIAKIGNPLILRRFLYIFLMTGIAFFVMSSGFLPVDEASGSRGMFTNHNVLLEYARRSIDLSKLERDLEYISSMPHMSGTKGDAAVRHYILESLNNNNLKLVKEFEYSTYSNYPGESSLTILKEEGDDVVIELNSNNFNSLGANGYLENVNLIYGNEGTIDDLESLQRAGLLNDDYVLLINYSGLVSEQIMTVQKFKAKGVIFISDKFDGNGDVVQMKPVAIPQYGAGDILTPGWHGPIIDGIDPNDSNSIPHIPTLPLSFNQGQKILDSLSKDGVQFKNGLYSGKLYDVSVRLKVENTIREHQLVQDIIGKIDGREQNDKAIIIAASRTSMSNGAIYPSFGTALLLSLIQLFQEMKYKYDWKPLRNIYFISYGGTEFNYAGSTELMEERLAALKDEVYTHIDISQLGIWNTDKKLNIQTHPLLNKFFRDEETKMGFDISVEEVHQFGDWISSLANGIPVSVISSPDVLNRVLPIDTFEDTFENIKPIIRNPENDDIAVDLFLYLFQTFLKIVDNPLIPFDLEDSISITRKLIKDFEESTDNKLDFSNMAHGLDLWQKIGSEWAGWVRAWEHLVYSNEEGIEPSLISVHRWTWNRKLSNIGRRQCASTGLPDRPFYKNVLFSPSLWTEGSKTSKYWTFPGVWDALYGNNWKAAQEQLDLVSNIFSESAEIFIEETTDVGL; encoded by the coding sequence ATGCGATTGCCTAGACTTACTTCAAGAGGCTATAATCAGGTTTCTACTACGGAAGGGGAACCATCTACCAATAATTTACCATCGGCTGCGATAGATGATGGCTTAGAATTACCGTTGGAACCACCGTCTTATGACGCCTTAGAACAACAACCTCTTATGGAGGAAATGGGTATAGAAGAGCCTATCGTTGAAGGGATGCCGATATACAAGAAGATGCATCTGTTTTTCTCGAATTTTAGAGGCGATTTCATATTACCAGTAAGACGAAGAGTTGTCGATCCATTAGTACATTTaatcaatatttcaaatgagAAGATAGATTTTTACATTGCTAAAATTGGTAATCCATTGATTCTAAGAAGATTTCTTTACATTTTTCTCATGACAGGTATTGCATTTTTTGTCATGTCAAGTGGATTTCTTCCTGTTGATGAGGCTTCTGGTTCCAGAGGGATGTTCACCAATCACAACGTATTGCTAGAATACGCTAGGAGGTCTATTGATTTGTCAAAATTAGAGCGAGATTTAGAGTATATCAGTAGTATGCCACATATGTCTGGTACAAAAGGTGATGCCGCAGTAAGACACTATATCCTAGAATCTCTGAATAACAATAATCTAAAATTGGTGAAGGAGTTTGAATACAGTACTTACTCTAACTATCCTGGTGAATCAAGTCTTACTATCCTCAAAGAGGAAGGTGATGATGTAGTAATTGAactaaattcaaataatttcaacTCTTTGGGCGCAAATGGttatttggaaaatgtGAATCTAATATATGGTAATGAGGGCACTATCGATGATTTAGAAAGCTTGCAAAGGGCAGGTTTATTGAATGACGATTACGTTCTTCTTATAAATTACTCAGGTTTGGTAAGTGAACAGATAATGACTgtccaaaaattcaaagcaAAAGgtgtcattttcatttcagACAAATTTGATGGTAATGGCGATGTTGTCCAAATGAAACCAGTTGCCATTCCGCAGTATGGTGCTGGTGATATTCTAACGCCTGGTTGGCACGGTCCTATTATCGATGGCATCGATCCAAACGATTCTAACAGTATTCCTCATATCCCAACTTTACCTTTATCGTTTAATCAAGGACAGAAGATTTTAGACTCTTTAAGTAAAGACGGGGTTCAATTTAAGAATGGATTATATAGCGGTAAGTTGTACGATGTTAGTGTTCGTCTAAAAGTTGAAAATACGATAAGAGAACATCAATTAGTTCAGGATATCATCGGTAAGATAGATGGTAGGGAACAAAACGATAAGGCAATAATTATAGCAGCCTCAAGAACATCGATGAGTAATGGCGCTATATATCCAAGTTTTGGTACTGCACTTTTGTTGTCTTTGAtacaattatttcaagaaatgaagTACAAGTATGATTGGAAGCCATTGAGAAATATCTACTTCATTTCTTATGGAGGTACCGAATTTAATTATGCTGGCTCTACTGAGTTGATGGAAGAGCGTCTTGCagcattgaaagatgaagTTTATACACATATTGATATTAGTCAATTGGGTATTTGGAATACAGATAAAAAGCTAAATATTCAAACTCATcctttattgaataaattttttaggGATGAGGAGACCAAGATGGGATTCGATATATCGGTGGAAGAAGTCCATCAATTTGGAGATTGGATTTCATCATTGGCCAACGGTATACCTGTATCAGTTATTTCATCGCCAGATGTCCTCAATAGAGTATTGCCTATCGATACCTTTGAAgatacttttgaaaatattaagCCAATCATTAGAAATCCGGAAAATGATGACATAGCGGTAGACTTATTCCTATACCTATTTCAgacttttttgaaaatagttGATAATCCCTTGATACCCTTCGATCTTGAAGATTCGATCTCAATAACTAGAAAGCTTATCAAAGATTTCGAAGAAAGTACTGATAATAAATTAGacttttcaaatatggCACATGGCCTAGATTTGTGGCAAAAGATTGGATCTGAATGGGCCGGTTGGGTCAGGGCATGGGAGCATTTAGTCTACTCAAATGAGGAAGGGATAGAACCTTCTTTGATATCGGTACATAGATGGACATGGAATAGAAAACTGTCAAATATAGGGAGAAGGCAGTGTGCATCAACTGGTTTACCGGATAGGCCTTTCTACAAGAACGTGTTGTTTTCGCCTTCTCTATGGACGGAAGGTTCGAAAACTAGTAAATATTGGACATTCCCAGGTGTATGGGATGCATTATACGGTAATAATTGGAAGGCAGCCCAAGAGCAGCTAGATTTAGtctcaaatattttttcagaGTCAGCAGAAATATTCATTGAGGAAACCACCGATGTTGGGCTTTAG
- the SPT14 gene encoding phosphatidylinositol N-acetylglucosaminyltransferase SPT14 (similar to Saccharomyces cerevisiae SPT14 (YPL175W); ancestral locus Anc_8.703): MGLNIAMVCDFFYPQLGGVEFHIYHLAQNLIQLGHSVVVITHAYKDRVGVRYLTNGLKVYHVPFFVLHRETTFPSVFSTFPIVRNILIRENIQVVHSHGSGSTMAQEAISHANTMGLRTVFTDHSLYGFTELGSILLNKLLKFTLANTDRVICVSNVCKENMIIRADVDPEKLSVIPNALISEDFKPLDSDIRMKKKGRITLVVISRLFPNKGCDLLVRIIPRICQAHHDVDFIVAGDGPKFIDFQQMVETCRLEDRVRLLGSVPHENIRDVLCQGDIYLHASLTEAFGTVLVEAASCGLLLVTTCVGGIPEVLPQHMTVFAKETSVSALIDAANKGIESIRSGKIDTSSFHKEVSRMYDWLEVAKRTEKVYEAVYHDSSPRDKNWAVMVKNCYFQKGDGMWARYLYVLCAIVEYWIFIVLEWLYPRTEIDRALKWPQKKDFQITRKSSLKNM; this comes from the exons ATGGGACTGAATATCGC TATGGTCTGTGATTTCTTCTACCCACAGCTAGGTGGTGTGGAATTCCACATATATCATCTAGCACAAAACCTGATTCAGTTGGGCCATTCAGTGGTGGTAATAACACATGCTTATAAAGACAGGGTTGGAGTACGGTACCTAACGAATGGTTTGAAAGTATATCACGTTCCTTTCTTTGTACTGCATAGAGAGACAACATTTCCTAGCGTCTTCTCCACTTTCCCAATTGttagaaatattttaattagGGAGAACATCCAGGTTGTTCATTCTCATGGTAGTGGATCTACCATGGCTCAAGAGGCGATTTCACATGCAAATACGATGGGATTAAGAACCGTATTTACAGATCATTCACTTTATGGATTTACAGAATTAGGATCAATTTTACtgaataaattattgaaattcaCTCTTGCCAATACCGACAGAGTTATATGTGTCTCAAATGTGtgtaaagaaaatatgataATAAGAGCAGATGTGGATCCAGAAAAATTGTCAGTAATACCAAACGCTCTTATAAGTGAGGATTTTAAACCTTTAGATAGTGATATTcgaatgaaaaaaaagggTAGAATTACGCTCGTAGTGATAAGTAGACTGTTTCCAAATAAAGGTTGCGATCTTCTCGTTAGAATCATACCAAGAATTTGTCAAGCCCACCATGATGTTGATTTTATAGTGGCTGGAGATGGGCCAAAGTTTATAGACTTTCAACAAATGGTCGAAACCTGTCGACTAGAAGATAGGGTAAGACTACTAGGCTCCGTGCCtcatgaaaatattagagATGTTCTTTGTCAGGGagatatatatttacaCGCAAGTTTGACTGAAGCGTTTGGTACTGTCTTAGTGGAAGCAGCATCTTGTGGTCTTTTACTCGTGACAACATGTGTCGGGGGTATACCAGAGGTGTTGCCTCAACACATGACAGTTTTCGCCAAAGAGACTTCTGTGTCTGCATTGATTGATGCTGCGAATAAAGGTATTGAATCAATAAGATCTGGCAAAATAGACACTTCTTCTTTCCATAAAGAAGTTTCTAGAATGTACGATTGGCTAGAGGTAGCCAAGAGGACAGAAAAGGTTTACGAGGCAGTATACCATGATTCATCTCCCAGAGACAAAAATTGGGCTGTGATggtgaaaaattgttattttcaGAAAGGAGATGGTATGTGGGCAAGATATCTGTACGTTTTATGTGCTATCGTAGAATATTGGATATTCATTGTTCTAGAGTGGCTATATCCACGGACAGAGATAGACAGAGCTCTTAAGTGGCCACAGAAAAAGGATTTCCAGATAACTAGAAAAAGTTCTTTAAAGAATATGTAA
- the NIP100 gene encoding Nip100p (similar to Saccharomyces cerevisiae NIP100 (YPL174C); ancestral locus Anc_8.704), whose translation MVAVGDSVTINGTTGVVKYLGEVRFAEGVWCGIELDKVIGKNNGSVQGVRYFDLDKKGKNYGLFASLETLKKFAHTRNSGDLLTRNKRENGSRANDADGKSGKIELYGKSNVISQLHLQLEKLTINEADLSSKNQLLEEELASLRKRNEEYFSQIIRMEEELNFINKVTGEDIEEDKIDLVSSLKKIKLLESSVNKLERLLDDLLKQYEEVVLENSDLSTKNLNLAEQLDKSYKELEETKRTIADLTQGSEVQATSESVINFLTVQNNDLSKKVESLEQEIKKLTAQYEMHKSMEGAYIEVERELNDQIQFFKCNLEETKEKLLEQESLNTSLQKEIDLKSHTPNDYEVEDFKIKILSLEEQVRKATFLGKLGELYFEADIVDLEVLEMQLEMLSNFEIMSLGNTLNEKLSLYFILTLLKGVTTFLKEANPTKIDSLQVKTFINCFCKISSWSSQMVDGNISNDLPQLSDIWQFLDKTVSQLESPLLCIYIINGIFFQFIPRLLNFTAFQSIFSSGAVSEFYSVSLTIENRTGKILEEYESQKPANLSFNTQLTFTELIDETYDIILSVIDSSAAESSKLLAHFNKVLEVVSTPFAFVTVGQNEGDQKKSKLENGSEANSNIVNGLKNSLRDMEAKLQSNKEYVNELLVTIEFLKNKGRIIESSEQTVEELKLQLKEAEEREKLLRNKISDLQSRLTQSLEQLGHEKNKQFELLSKRSMGGLFSNKDELEKVDLISEIEGLRWLLRQKNDHILKNALEDISAMPEPHLQIRNKEKTLTKDLGTLHREISRMIKYAEIEPIYETKMIQSKAVTRRPITSKFNENYGARLKNKRRNINNFIKSACV comes from the coding sequence ATGGTTGCCGTTGGCGACAGTGTTACCATCAATGGAACGACAGGTGTGGTGAAGTACTTGGGGGAAGTTCGATTCGCCGAAGGAGTTTGGTGTGGAATCGAGTTAGATAAAGTTATTGGCAAAAATAACGGCAGTGTACAGGGTGTCAGATACTTTGATTTAGATAAGAAAGGGAAAAATTATGGCCTATTTGCTAGTTTAGAAACCTTGAAGAAGTTTGCTCATACCAGAAACAGTGGTGATCTTTTGACTAGAAATAAACGAGAAAATGGCTCAAGGGCAAATGACGCAGATGGAAAAAGCGGAAAGATAGAGCTGTATGGTAAATCCAACGTTATATCTCAGCTTCACTTGCAGTTAGAAAAACTAACTATTAATGAAGCTGATCTCTCctcaaaaaatcaattattgGAGGAAGAATTGGCCTCTCTCAGAAAACGAAACGAAGAGTATTTTAGCCAGATTATACGCATGGAAGAggaattgaattttatcaataaagTTACTGgagaagatattgaagagGACAAAATTGACTTAGTAAGTTCtctgaagaaaattaagTTGCTGGAGTCATCTGTAAATAAATTGGAAAGACTACTTGATGACCTGCTAAAACAATATGAAGAGGTAGTTCTTGAAAACAGCGATCTCTCGACTAAAAATCTGAACCTTGCTGAGCAACTTGACAAATCGTATAAAGAACTCGAAGAAACAAAAAGGACAATTGCAGACTTGACACAAGGCTCAGAAGTGCAAGCGACTTCAGAAAGCGTTATTAATTTTCTCACAGTACAAAATAATGACTTATCAAAGAAGGTAGAGTCTCTCGAAcaagaaataaagaaaCTTACCGCTCAGTATGAGATGCACAAGTCGATGGAAGGGGCCTACATTGAAGTGGAAAGAGAATTGAACGACCAAATCCAGTTTTTCAAGTGCAACTTAGAAGagacaaaagaaaagcTACTTGAGCAAGAATCATTGAACACCAGCttacaaaaagaaattgacttGAAGTCACATACCCCCAACGACTATGAAGTAgaagatttcaagataaaaattctttctttggaagAACAAGTGCGCAAAGCGACCTTTTTAGGGAAGTTGGGtgaattatattttgaagccGACATAGTTGATCTTGAAGTTTTGGAAATGCAGCTTGAGATGTTGAGTAATTTTGAGATAATGAGCCTGGGGAATACCCTGAACGAAAAGCTCTCACTTTACTTCATACTGACCCTACTTAAAGGCGTCACTACCTTTTTAAAGGAGGCCAATCCTACCAAAATCGATTCTCTTCAAGTAAAGACGTTCATCAATTGCTTCTGTAAGATTTCATCGTGGAGCTCTCAAATGGTGGATgggaatatttcaaatgatttgCCCCAGTTATCTGACATATGGCAGTTTCTAGACAAAACTGTGTCCCAGCTTGAGAGTCCTCTACTGTGCATTTACATTATTAATggtatttttttccaatttatACCTAGACTACTGAACTTCACTGCTTTTCAAAGCATTTTTAGTTCTGGAGCCGTGAGTGAATTTTATTCTGTCTCTCTGACCATTGAAAACCGAACAGGAAAGATTTTAGAAGAATATGAGAGTCAGAAGCCAGCAAATTTGAGTTTTAATACGCAACTAACTTTCACGGAACTTATAGACGAAACTTATGATATTATTCTCTCTGTGATAGATTCTTCGGCCGCTGAAAGCTCGAAGTTACTGGCTCATTTTAACAAAGTTTTAGAGGTGGTTTCCACACCATTTGCATTTGTTACAGTTGGGCAAAATGAAGGTGACcagaaaaaatcaaagcTTGAAAACGGAAGTGAAGCAAATAGTAATATTGTTAATGGACTCAAAAATTCTCTGAGGGATATGGAAGCCAAACTGCAATCAAATAAGGAGTACGTTAATGAGTTACTGGTgacaattgaatttttaaaaaataaaggtaGAATTATAGAAAGTAGCGAGCAAACAGTTGAAGAGCTGAAGTTACAGCTCAAAGAAGCggaagaaagagagaagcTCCTAAGAAACAAGATCTCTGACCTTCAATCGAGGCTCACTCAATCACTTGAACAACTAGGTCACGAGAAAAACAAGCAATTTGAATTACTATCTAAGAGATCTATGGGTGGATTATTTTCGAACAAAGACGAACTAGAGAAGGTGGACCTCATATCTGAAATCGAAGGTCTTCGATGGCTGCTTCGACAGAAAAATGAccatatattgaaaaatgccTTGGAAGATATTTCCGCCATGCCTGAACCACACTTACAAATAcgaaataaagaaaaaacttTGACAAAAGATTTAGGCACGTTGCATAGAGAGATTTCGAGGATGATAAAGTATGCCGAGATTGAGCCTATTTATGAGACAAAAATGATACAAAGTAAAGCTGTCACGAGACGTCCAATCACATctaaatttaatgaaaattatgGGGCAAGacttaaaaataaaaggaggaatattaataattttataaaaagTGCATGTGTATGA
- the MRPL40 gene encoding mitochondrial 54S ribosomal protein uL24m MRPL40 (similar to Saccharomyces cerevisiae MRPL40 (YPL173W); ancestral locus Anc_8.706): MSLNYQHISVAGRRILQQVNNPSKAMSKHLEKQLVNSIPEFMRPHLKKVPEDCQFKSERDWKFLPGDRVVILAGECAGNIAYVKRHDQITNGYVLDENGPSVEVAVPKQFWQEGQTSHVVAVPKTLSQKEIRLVADIEDAEMPGVFKTVAIDNIMFKGTYYDDNYKKKMPYRCVYGDPDLIIPWPKPEFQEDGPLATAPSVAREQTFWVDTIARNPIPSDAFLTIRNPHSKYKRGKITAQDLRKLVAPEMPISETKKAFVREQVFLAKRDMPTLTQEDKFIIAKRVEEFLKQKDQNTTN, translated from the coding sequence ATGTCCTTGAATTATCAACATATTTCTGTGGCAGGGAGGAGGATATTACAGCAGGTGAACAATCCCTCCAAAGCAATGTCAAAGCACCTGGAAAAGCAATTGGTTAATTCAATACCAGAATTCATGCGACCACATCTCAAGAAAGTTCCTGAAGATTGCCAATTCAAAAGTGAAAGAGATTGGAAGTTTTTGCCCGGTGATCGTGTCGTTATACTTGCTGGTGAATGTGCTGGTAATATAGCCTATGTTAAGAGACATGACCAAATTACAAATGGCTACGTGCTAGATGAAAATGGGCCAAGTGTGGAAGTTGCTGTACCAAAACAGTTCTGGCAAGAAGGACAAACAAGCCATGTAGTTGCAGTTCCGAAAACTCTTTCCCAGAAGGAAATTAGATTAGTCGCTGATATTGAGGATGCTGAAATGCCAGGTGTCTTTAAAACTGTAGCCATTGATAATATAATGTTTAAAGGGACGTACTATGATGATAAttacaaaaagaaaatgccATATAGATGCGTATATGGCGACCCGGACCTAATTATACCGTGGCCCAAGCCAGAGTTTCAAGAAGATGGTCCCTTGGCCACTGCACCCAGCGTAGCCAGAGAGCAAACATTTTGGGTTGATACTATTGCGAGAAACCCAATACCGAGCGATGCTTTCTTAACTATTCGCAACCCTCATTCCAAGTATAAAAGAGGTAAAATCACTGCCCAGGACTTAAGGAAACTGGTAGCTCCAGAAATGCCAATATCCGAAACCAAGAAAGCATTCGTAAGAGAACAAGTATTTTTAGCGAAACGTGATATGCCTACTTTAACTCAAGAAGACAAATTTATAATAGCGAAAAGAGTTGAAGAGTTCCTAAAACAGAAGGATCAAAACACCACGAACTAA